A window of Kribbella sp. NBC_00382 genomic DNA:
GCGCAGGGTGTTCACCCCGGCGGTCCGCAGCCAGCGCTCGGTCCAGTCGTCCAGATCGCGCCCGGACGCCTTCTCCAGCGGCTTGAGCAGGTCGGCCAGTTCGGTGTTGCCGAACGCGTGATCGGCGAAGTACTCCTTCAGCGCGGTGATGAAGGTGTCCTCACCGACGAAGGCGACCAGCTGGCGCAGGGTCGAGGCGCCCTTGGCGTAGGTGATGCCGTCGAAGTTCACCTCGACCGCGTGGAAGTCGACCATGTCGGCGGCGATCGGGTGCGTCGAGGGCAGCTGGTCCTGCCGGTACGCCCAGTTCTTCCGGGCGTTGCAGAAGGTCGTCCAGGCACCGGCGTACTTGGTCGTCGCGGTCGCCTGGGCCCAGTGGCTGGCCCATTCGGCGAACGACTCGTTCAGCCACAGGTCGTCCCACCAGGTCATCGTGACCAGGTCGCCGAACCACATGTGCGCGAGCTCGTGCAGCACGGTGTTCGCGCGGCTCTCCAGCTCGGCGTGGGTGGTCCGGCTGCGGTAGATGTACTCGTCCCGGATCGTCACGCAACCGGCGTTCTCCATCGCGCCCATGTTGTACTCCGGCACGAACGCCTGGTCGTACTTGTGGAACGGGTACGGCGTCCCGAAAGCGCGCTCGAACAGCTCGAAGCCCTGCTTGGTCACCTCGAAGAGGTCGTCGACGTCGAGCGAGTCGGCCAGCGACGGGCGGCACAGCAACGACATCGGGTACGTGCCGTTCGGGCCCTCGTAGGCGTCGGTGACCACGTGGTACGGGCCGGCCACGACGGCGGTGATGTAGGTCGAGATCGGCTCGGTCGGCGCGAACTGCCAGGTCGCCAGCTCCTCGCCGTTCTCACCCTTGTAGGGCTTCGGCTCAGGCGTCGGCGCGTTCGAGATGACGACCCAGCGGGCCGGCGCGGAGACGGTGAAGGTGAACGGTGCCTTCAGGTCCGGCTGCTCGAAGGTGGTGAACACCCGGCGGGCGTCCGGCACCTCGAACTGGGTGTAGAGGTAGGTCTCCTTGTCGGCCGGGTCGACCGAGCGGTGTAGCCCTTCACCGGTACGCGAGTAGATGCAGTCGGCGACCACGACCAGCTCGTTGCGCTCGGCCAGGTCGTCGAGCTGCAACCGCGCTCCGTCGTACACGCTGTCCGGGTCGAGCGAGCGTCCGTTCAGCGTCACCTCCCGGACCGTCGCCGCGATCAGGTCGGCGAAGGTGCTCGCGCCGGCTTCGGCGGCGAAGGTGAGGGTGGTGGTCGACGCGAACGTCGCGGCTCCGCCCGCGGCGGTGGTCAGGTCGAGCTCGATCGCGTAGCTCACGTCACTGACCAGGCCGGCGCGGGTGCGCGCTTCATTGCGCGTCAGGTTGGTTCCAGGCATGTCGGCATCCTATGCACCTGGATGCGTGCAGCGCCGAGGGATTCCCCGCGACTTGCGCAACCTGTGGGAAACCGTTGTCAGAGCTTGATCCGCTGCTGCCCCACGGTGACCGGCCGGTTCCCGCTGGTGACTGGTCTGGTCCGCTGCCCGTCCGCTGCTCGTCCGCTGGGCGAGACGCCACGCTGCCCGGAGTACGACATGGTTTCAGTTTGTACGATCGACAACATGACCCCCACCGCTGATTTCTGGTTCGACCCGGCCTGCCCCTGGGCCTGGATGACGTCTCGCTGGATGCTCGAGGTCGAGCAGGTCCGGGACGTGAAGACCGCCTGGCACGTGATGAGCCTGGCGATCCTGAACGAGGACCGTGACGAGCACGACGAGAACTGGCAGCGCAAGCTCGGCCGGGTCCGGGTGCTGATCGCCGCCGAGCAGGCGCACGGCAACGAGGTCCTGTTGCCGCTCTACACCGCACTCGGAAACCGCATCCATGTCGACGGTCGCGGCGGCCAGGACGACGCCGTGCTCGCCGAGGCACTCGAGGAGGCCGGCCTGCCGGCCTCGCTGCTGGACGCTGCGGACACGGACAAGTACGACGACGCGCTGCGCAAGTCGCACCTCGCCGGGATGGACCTGGTCGGCATGGAGGTCGGTACGCCGGTCATCGCCGTCGAGGGCACCGCGTTCTTCGGCCCGGTCGTCACGCCGGCGCCCAAGGGTGAGGCGGCCGGCAAGCTCTGGGACGGCGTCCGGCTGGTCGCGGCGACCGACGGATTCTTCGAGCTGAAGCGCACCCGGGACCGGAGTCCCAGCTTCGAATAATGCTTCGAACTCGCTGAGAAGGCTTGAACGTTCCACCGGTCCGAGCGAAGGTTACTCACCAAGTTAATCGTTCAATGGTGAGTAGGTTGCTAGTGGAGCTTCTGCAGAGTGACGAGACGGTCGTCGTGCCTCTGGGTGTGACGGCCGGCCTCGCGGTGTTCGACCGGGAGACCGGGCAGTTCACCGACGTGCTCAATCCGGATCTGCAGTTCCGGTCGGCGTCGGTGGTGAAGCTGCTGCTGGTGCTCGACTTCCTGTGGGACCGCGGGCCGGCGTACGACATCCCGGCGGCCGACCGGTCCCGGCTCGAGCTGATGCTCCGCAGCAGTGACGACGACGCGGCCAGCTACTACTGGGACCACCTCGGTGGCGCCACGATCATCGACCGGATGGTGACGCGGCTCGGCCTGACCCACACGGCCGGGCCGCCCGCCACCCACCCGGGCTTCTGGGGGTACGCGGCCTTCACTGCCGCCGACACCGTGCGGATCTACCGCTACCTGCTCGACCAGGCGCCCGAGCCGGTTCGGGACTTCGTGATGGGCAACCTGCACCAGGCAACCCGCTACGGCACCGACGGCTTCGACCAGTACTTCGGAATCGCGTCGGTCTTCGACCCCGCCTTCTCCATCAAGCAGGGCTGGTCGGGCTTCCCCACCTCGAGTGGGTTCGGGCATGACAAGAGCAAGCCCAAGCAGTCCGCCGTGGACCTCACCAGCGAGGCACTGCACACCACTGGGACCGCAGGCCCGAGTGACCGGACCATCGTCGCGGTCTACACGCTGCACCCCAACGGAACGGGATACGGCAAGGCCTACACCGACGTGACCCGGCTGACCCGGACGCTGAACGTGCCGGGCGCGGTGAAGACGCCAGGGAACTGGGTGACGACCACTGAGTCCGGCGTACGGGTTCGGTCGGCGCCCAACACGTCGGGCGGCGTCCTCGGGACCCTGCCGTCGGGGGTCGACGTACTGGTGAGCTGTCAGAAGAAGGGGCAGCTGATCGACGCTCCGCCGCGCAGTAGCGAGTGGTGGGCCTACCTGCCCAAGTACAACGGGTACGTGACCAACGTGTACGTCGGCAGCGGAGGGCCGAAGCTGCCCGGCGTACCGGACTGTCCGTAGAACCTGCAAGACTTCACAGCATGCGAGTGCACATCGGCTCTGATCACGCCGGCTTCGACCTGAAGAACCATCTGGTCCAGCACCTCAAGGGTGCCGGGCATGACGTTGTCGACCACGGCCCGGCCGTGTTCGACGCGGTGGACGACTATCCGCCGTTCTGCCTGCGGGCAGCCGAGGGGACCGTCGGTGACGAGGGCAGCCTCGGCATCGTGATCGGTGGCTCGGGCAACGGTGAGCAGATCGCCGCGAACAAGGTGAAGGGCGTCCGGGCCGCACTGGCCTGGAGTGCCGAGACCGCTGAGCTCGGCCGCCTGCACAACAACGCGAACGTGGTCAGCGTCGGCGCGCGGATGCACAGCGAGGCGGAGGCGACCACGTTCGTGGACGTCTTCCTCTCCACCGCGTACTCCGGCGAGGAGCGGCACACCCGGCGGATCGAGATGCTGTCCGCCTACGAGGAGACCGGCGAACTGCCGCCGTTGCCGTCCTCTTCCTCCTGATCCTTCCGCTTGCGGGCCGGCCGGTCCGGGGTACGGGGCCTGGAGACGTCCCGGGCCCGCATGGAACGGCCGGTCCCGACCACAGCCGGAGTCGGCGCGCCGCTACGGCCTTTACCTGATGTCAGACCCATAAGAGGAATCATGCCCGAAGGTCACACCCTGCATCGGCTCGCCAACGACGTCTGGGACGACTTCGGCGGCCGCGTGGTCCGCGCGTCGAGCCCGCAAGGCCGGTTCGTCGAGGGCGCCGCGCTGCTCGACGGGCACGTCCTGCGCGGGACCGAGGCGCACGGCAAGCACTTCCTGGCCGACTTCGAGGGCGCGGGCTGGCTGCACATCCACCTCGGGCTGATCGGCAAGATGGACTTCGGCACGATCGAGCCCGGCGTCGCCGCGCCGCAACCCGTGGGCCAGGTCCGGCTCAGGTTGCAGAACGCGTCGGCGTACTCCGATCTGCGCGGCGCGACCGTCTGCGAAGTACTGACCGACGGCGAGCGTGAGGCGCTGCTCAAGCGTCTCGGGCCCGACCCGCTGCGCGACGACGCCGATCCCGAGCCGGCCTGGAAACGGATCCACCGCAGCAAGCTGCCGATCGGCCAGCTGCTGATGGACCAGGAAGTCCTGAGCGGCGTCGGCAACGTGTACCGGGCCGAGGTGCTGTTCCGGGCGAAGCTGCACCCCAAGACGCCCGGCCACCTGGTCAAGAAGAAGGAATG
This region includes:
- the pepN gene encoding aminopeptidase N, with amino-acid sequence MPGTNLTRNEARTRAGLVSDVSYAIELDLTTAAGGAATFASTTTLTFAAEAGASTFADLIAATVREVTLNGRSLDPDSVYDGARLQLDDLAERNELVVVADCIYSRTGEGLHRSVDPADKETYLYTQFEVPDARRVFTTFEQPDLKAPFTFTVSAPARWVVISNAPTPEPKPYKGENGEELATWQFAPTEPISTYITAVVAGPYHVVTDAYEGPNGTYPMSLLCRPSLADSLDVDDLFEVTKQGFELFERAFGTPYPFHKYDQAFVPEYNMGAMENAGCVTIRDEYIYRSRTTHAELESRANTVLHELAHMWFGDLVTMTWWDDLWLNESFAEWASHWAQATATTKYAGAWTTFCNARKNWAYRQDQLPSTHPIAADMVDFHAVEVNFDGITYAKGASTLRQLVAFVGEDTFITALKEYFADHAFGNTELADLLKPLEKASGRDLDDWTERWLRTAGVNTLRADFSVDADGKFQNFAIEQTAAADHPTLRPHRLAVGLYRLTDAGLVRTERFEVDIDGPRTELAELVGATQPDLVLLNDDDLTYAKIRLDERSRLTLVDSIDKLDQSLARALAWGAAWDMTRDAEMPASQYVGIVLKGVRAETDLTGVRSLLAQATSTINSYAAPEHRAELRAQYEATLADLLASAEPGSDHQLAFARAYIGGVFSEAGADRLAAWVAGTDLPDGLVIDTDLRWTLIVALARLGRVDADAIDEELTHDTTMTGQERAAQARAARPTAEAKADAWQIAVEAGDTPNETQFRTILGFQQPGQEDLLRPYVGKYLTAAKDVYTRLGSSMGENVLVYLSPRGLPEQSTLEALTSWLDAEAESVDAPTLRYVGEARADLERALEAQRRDAVG
- a CDS encoding mycothiol-dependent nitroreductase Rv2466c family protein; amino-acid sequence: MTPTADFWFDPACPWAWMTSRWMLEVEQVRDVKTAWHVMSLAILNEDRDEHDENWQRKLGRVRVLIAAEQAHGNEVLLPLYTALGNRIHVDGRGGQDDAVLAEALEEAGLPASLLDAADTDKYDDALRKSHLAGMDLVGMEVGTPVIAVEGTAFFGPVVTPAPKGEAAGKLWDGVRLVAATDGFFELKRTRDRSPSFE
- a CDS encoding ribose-5-phosphate isomerase → MRVHIGSDHAGFDLKNHLVQHLKGAGHDVVDHGPAVFDAVDDYPPFCLRAAEGTVGDEGSLGIVIGGSGNGEQIAANKVKGVRAALAWSAETAELGRLHNNANVVSVGARMHSEAEATTFVDVFLSTAYSGEERHTRRIEMLSAYEETGELPPLPSSSS
- a CDS encoding Fpg/Nei family DNA glycosylase codes for the protein MPEGHTLHRLANDVWDDFGGRVVRASSPQGRFVEGAALLDGHVLRGTEAHGKHFLADFEGAGWLHIHLGLIGKMDFGTIEPGVAAPQPVGQVRLRLQNASAYSDLRGATVCEVLTDGEREALLKRLGPDPLRDDADPEPAWKRIHRSKLPIGQLLMDQEVLSGVGNVYRAEVLFRAKLHPKTPGHLVKKKEWQGMWTDLVALMKYGVETGRIDTVADDHTPEAMGRDARQDDHGGEVYVYRRQGQHCYVCDSVIRTEILAGRNLFWCPKCQRTGLTRRG